In Candidatus Sulfurimonas marisnigri, a single genomic region encodes these proteins:
- a CDS encoding TolC family protein, with translation MKNIFLTIFVLASSLYGLTLDEIITRALDKNPSLESIIHRIEVNDSIIDISNQFSNPTLSYAQNTLDDAQAMSQKILTLQQKLPFYGKRENLKKISLAEKEVLTTSLEQAKVNLVNKIKNQVYTIWELENLYKIINSYEELTKQNIELFQSYTATSDNQHMGIMSAELTLSDLRIQKSTLNAKIYSSYAKLSYLSSFEVKKIDLELSVGNMPGIQSLEAGLVNNNSISLRDKQIDKSKAVLESAKTNNYPDVNVLAAYSSRNNFDDFMTFGVGINLPIYSTEDYKEEKARKSTLVAKSLKEDTQIAVDSEFKNAYSQMKSAYEIYHIVHDEALPQIEHMFELTSSSIATGGDLFKYIDILIKKLKLEQKSIAAIASYNRYIANISSLSGELK, from the coding sequence ATGAAAAACATATTTTTAACCATCTTTGTTCTTGCTTCAAGTCTTTACGGCTTAACTCTTGATGAGATAATAACAAGAGCCTTAGACAAAAACCCATCGCTAGAATCTATAATACACCGTATCGAGGTAAATGACTCAATCATAGATATTTCAAACCAGTTTTCCAACCCTACTTTATCTTATGCACAAAATACTTTAGATGATGCTCAAGCGATGAGTCAAAAGATTTTAACACTGCAACAAAAACTTCCATTCTATGGGAAAAGAGAAAATTTAAAAAAAATCTCTTTAGCAGAAAAAGAAGTCTTAACTACTTCTCTAGAACAAGCCAAAGTAAACCTAGTAAATAAGATAAAAAATCAAGTTTACACAATATGGGAGCTTGAGAATCTTTATAAAATAATCAACTCATATGAAGAACTAACAAAACAAAATATTGAACTTTTCCAATCTTACACAGCCACTTCTGACAACCAACATATGGGGATAATGTCAGCTGAATTAACTCTATCTGATCTTCGTATTCAAAAGAGTACTTTAAATGCAAAAATATATTCATCGTATGCAAAACTGTCTTATCTTTCTTCTTTTGAAGTAAAAAAAATAGACCTGGAACTTAGTGTTGGAAATATGCCGGGTATACAGAGTTTAGAAGCTGGTTTAGTAAACAATAATAGCATTTCTCTAAGAGATAAGCAGATTGATAAGAGTAAAGCGGTTTTAGAGAGTGCAAAAACAAATAACTATCCAGATGTAAATGTTTTAGCTGCATACTCATCTAGAAATAATTTTGATGACTTTATGACTTTTGGGGTAGGGATAAACCTCCCAATATACTCAACCGAAGATTACAAAGAAGAAAAAGCAAGAAAATCAACACTAGTTGCTAAAAGCTTAAAAGAAGACACACAAATAGCTGTTGATTCTGAGTTTAAAAATGCTTACTCACAGATGAAGTCTGCTTACGAAATTTATCATATTGTTCACGATGAGGCTCTTCCTCAGATAGAGCATATGTTTGAATTAACTTCATCATCTATTGCTACAGGTGGAGATTTGTTTAAATACATAGATATATTAATAAAAAAACTAAAACTAGAGCAAAAAAGTATAGCTGCTATAGCCTCTTACAACCGTTATATTGCAAATATTTCATCACTTTCAGGAGAGTTAAAATGA
- a CDS encoding FixH family protein gives MKNISTILLTLLLSLSFLQAAAFEKSAKSRTTEVIISSDKPLTTGSNTIILDITPKYKDAKVSVKAFMPAMPGMPAMESKADAKDLGNGKFETTVNLSMGGTWQLHIFITPTVGKKSRVKTSLNF, from the coding sequence ATGAAAAATATTTCAACTATTTTACTGACTTTATTACTTAGTCTTAGTTTCTTGCAAGCTGCAGCTTTTGAAAAATCTGCAAAAAGTAGAACGACTGAAGTAATTATCAGTTCTGACAAACCACTTACTACAGGCTCAAATACTATTATTCTTGATATTACACCAAAATATAAAGATGCAAAAGTAAGCGTAAAAGCTTTTATGCCTGCGATGCCTGGAATGCCGGCGATGGAATCAAAAGCTGATGCAAAAGATTTGGGAAATGGAAAATTTGAAACTACTGTAAACCTCTCTATGGGCGGTACATGGCAGTTGCATATCTTTATAACGCCTACAGTTGGTAAGAAATCACGTGTTAAAACCTCTTTGAACTTTTAA
- a CDS encoding TrmH family RNA methyltransferase, producing MDKIKLIAINDSNRESLEIYHKLRENAFTKDNSFIADSPKVVNILLKTEIEVKSILATQEYYDEFEELISLKKIPKLFVIKKEEMEKIIGHKIHHNCMMHGIRPDDTSLENMGQNIIMLDEITSTENVGSIARSAAALGVTSYMLPKQAPHPYSRRALRVSMGHISKLHVHIYDDIFSALNSLKADGYKIFGAEVTENSTSLKDVKIPKKWVLLMGHEGKGLSEEVIEMCDEIVEIEMMDDVRSFNVGIAASILMYQFKNSTNLI from the coding sequence ATGGATAAGATTAAACTAATTGCAATCAATGACTCAAATAGAGAATCCTTAGAGATTTACCACAAACTAAGGGAGAACGCTTTTACAAAGGACAACAGCTTTATAGCAGACTCTCCTAAGGTGGTAAATATACTCTTAAAGACAGAGATAGAGGTTAAGAGTATACTTGCCACACAGGAGTATTATGATGAGTTTGAAGAGTTGATATCTTTAAAAAAAATCCCTAAACTTTTTGTTATAAAAAAAGAGGAGATGGAGAAAATAATCGGACACAAAATACACCATAACTGTATGATGCACGGAATTCGTCCAGATGACACTTCGCTTGAGAATATGGGTCAGAATATAATAATGCTAGACGAGATAACTTCAACTGAAAATGTCGGCTCAATTGCTAGAAGTGCAGCCGCACTCGGAGTTACTTCATATATGCTTCCAAAACAGGCTCCACACCCTTATTCACGCAGAGCACTTAGAGTTTCAATGGGGCATATTAGTAAGCTACATGTACATATTTATGATGATATATTTTCCGCACTAAACTCTTTAAAAGCTGATGGGTATAAAATATTTGGAGCTGAAGTAACAGAAAATTCCACTTCACTTAAGGACGTGAAAATTCCTAAAAAATGGGTACTTTTGATGGGTCATGAGGGAAAAGGGCTGAGCGAAGAGGTTATCGAGATGTGTGATGAAATTGTAGAAATTGAGATGATGGATGATGTAAGAAGTTTCAATGTCGGTATTGCAGCATCAATACTAATGTATCAGTTTAAAAATAGCACAAATCTAATATAA
- a CDS encoding EAL and HDOD domain-containing protein, whose protein sequence is MQNVYLGRQPILDSKGTLDSYEILYREECESKEGVSNRFVSAAVISSVLNKFGTHAVLGNRKAFAKVDAKFLMSDMIFTIPKEFFIFSIVEADVNERVIERCEQLQKKGYELAINDVTFNEDNLNNYLRILSTLSFVKMNFDKTFKDDEYVKNIIIGLKDNNIKVVATKIENEEEYELAKSLGCELFQGYFFAKPKIFESAKYDSSQMNVLKLYSLLMDDTNIDEITSEFEKNHALTIQLLRYINSGAFHFRTRISSIHHILTLVGRTPLAQWLMLMIYSKSVAKKGEVSPLLLMVKHRTELMQTILKKIEPDVRSNVLGQAYFVGVLSLIDTIFGVKLDKILDDMNVDAAVGEALISDNGLLGEIYALVLDVEQFNTKSISLFEKKHNLENNTIECLMFDSMREVTAFENAFCSI, encoded by the coding sequence ATGCAAAATGTATATTTAGGACGTCAGCCAATTCTTGATTCAAAGGGCACTCTAGACTCTTACGAAATTTTATATAGAGAAGAGTGTGAATCAAAAGAGGGTGTCAGCAATCGCTTTGTAAGTGCTGCTGTAATCAGTAGTGTATTAAATAAATTTGGAACACATGCAGTACTTGGAAACCGTAAAGCATTTGCAAAAGTAGATGCAAAATTTTTAATGAGTGATATGATCTTCACAATCCCAAAAGAATTTTTCATATTTTCTATAGTTGAAGCTGATGTTAATGAGAGAGTTATTGAGAGGTGTGAACAGTTACAAAAGAAGGGTTATGAACTTGCAATAAATGATGTAACATTCAATGAAGATAATTTAAATAATTATTTAAGAATACTATCTACACTCTCTTTTGTTAAAATGAATTTTGATAAGACATTTAAAGACGATGAGTATGTTAAAAATATAATAATAGGTCTTAAAGATAATAATATAAAAGTTGTTGCTACAAAAATAGAAAACGAAGAAGAGTATGAACTAGCTAAAAGTTTAGGGTGTGAACTATTCCAGGGCTACTTTTTCGCAAAACCAAAAATTTTTGAAAGTGCAAAGTATGATTCTTCACAGATGAATGTATTAAAACTCTATAGCTTACTTATGGATGACACAAATATAGACGAAATCACATCAGAGTTTGAAAAAAATCATGCCCTTACTATTCAGTTACTTCGGTACATAAACTCAGGTGCATTTCATTTTAGAACTAGAATCTCTTCAATTCACCATATATTGACTCTTGTTGGCAGAACTCCTCTTGCTCAGTGGTTAATGCTTATGATTTATTCGAAGTCTGTTGCTAAAAAAGGTGAAGTATCACCTTTACTGTTAATGGTGAAGCACCGCACAGAGTTGATGCAGACTATTTTAAAAAAAATAGAACCAGATGTTAGAAGTAATGTTCTAGGACAAGCATATTTTGTCGGAGTATTGTCTCTTATAGATACTATATTCGGCGTTAAGCTAGATAAAATTTTAGATGATATGAATGTGGATGCAGCTGTAGGAGAGGCTCTTATTAGTGATAATGGTCTCTTAGGTGAGATATATGCTTTAGTGCTAGATGTTGAGCAATTTAATACAAAAAGCATATCTCTCTTTGAGAAAAAACATAATTTAGAAAATAATACAATTGAGTGCTTAATGTTTGATAGCATGAGAGAAGTAACAGCATTTGAAAATGCATTTTGTTCAATATAA
- a CDS encoding YwbE family protein, producing the protein MDGTKRVNIRSGMSVAIVLKEDQESGRLTDGIVRDILTKSSTHPHGIKVRLMSREVGRVKVIH; encoded by the coding sequence ATGGACGGTACAAAACGGGTAAATATTAGAAGCGGAATGAGTGTGGCAATTGTTCTTAAAGAGGACCAAGAGAGCGGACGTCTTACAGATGGTATTGTCCGTGATATTTTAACAAAATCTTCAACTCACCCTCATGGGATTAAAGTCCGTCTTATGAGTCGTGAAGTTGGAAGAGTAAAGGTAATACACTAA
- the dbpA gene encoding ATP-dependent RNA helicase DbpA: MNKTDFSNLPLSKEMLNNLNEIGYTEMTPVQAESLPFILEGRDVIAQAKTGSGKTAAFGIGLLHKLQVKKFRVQTLILCPTRELADQVAKELRTLARFAHNVKILTLCGGSAFGPQLGSLRHGAHIVVGTPGRILKHLKKETLSLENMDTLVLDEADRMLDMGFSEEINEVLGFAPKEKQTLLFSATYTDEIMNISATLQKDAVNVKTISTEIANSIVERFYEVQNSQKLDTLVNIFSTFKPENVIVFANTKVEVQEIAETLQKKKIDALAIHGDLEQYERNDVLVQFANKSCPVLVATDVAARGLDIKELSMVVNYDVPHGEETYTHRIGRTGRAGKEGLAFTLFTAYEADKAYEYKNETRLFEDAGELKAAVGFTMKPPYITLVIEGGKKDKVRAGDLLGALTGDAGLDGSSIGKIDIYERQSYVAIESKKIDEAHDKLKNGKIKGKKFSVWIL; this comes from the coding sequence ATGAACAAAACAGATTTTTCAAACCTTCCTTTATCGAAAGAGATGCTTAATAACCTTAACGAAATAGGGTACACAGAGATGACTCCTGTTCAAGCGGAGAGTTTGCCTTTTATTTTAGAAGGGAGAGATGTGATTGCCCAAGCTAAAACAGGAAGCGGAAAAACAGCTGCTTTTGGGATTGGTTTGCTTCACAAACTTCAAGTAAAAAAGTTTAGAGTTCAGACTCTTATACTCTGTCCGACTCGAGAGCTAGCTGATCAGGTTGCAAAAGAGCTTCGTACATTGGCGAGATTTGCTCACAATGTAAAGATTTTAACATTATGTGGCGGAAGTGCTTTTGGACCGCAGCTTGGTTCACTTCGTCATGGCGCACACATAGTTGTAGGAACTCCTGGGAGAATTTTAAAGCATCTAAAAAAAGAGACACTTTCCCTTGAAAATATGGATACGCTTGTTCTTGATGAAGCTGACAGAATGTTAGACATGGGCTTTAGTGAAGAGATAAATGAAGTTTTAGGGTTTGCTCCAAAAGAGAAACAGACTCTTCTTTTTTCAGCTACTTATACAGATGAAATTATGAACATAAGTGCAACTTTACAAAAAGATGCTGTAAATGTTAAAACTATCTCTACAGAAATTGCAAACAGTATAGTTGAGAGATTTTATGAGGTTCAAAATTCTCAAAAACTAGATACTTTAGTAAATATTTTCAGCACTTTTAAACCTGAAAACGTTATAGTCTTTGCAAATACAAAAGTAGAAGTTCAAGAGATCGCAGAGACTCTGCAGAAAAAGAAAATTGATGCACTTGCAATTCACGGCGATTTAGAACAGTATGAGCGAAATGATGTGTTAGTTCAGTTTGCTAACAAAAGCTGTCCTGTGTTAGTAGCAACTGATGTAGCAGCAAGAGGACTTGATATAAAAGAGCTCTCAATGGTTGTAAACTATGATGTTCCTCATGGGGAAGAGACTTATACTCACCGTATTGGTCGAACAGGACGAGCTGGAAAAGAGGGCTTGGCTTTTACGCTCTTCACGGCGTATGAGGCAGACAAAGCATATGAGTATAAAAATGAGACTCGTCTTTTTGAGGATGCGGGTGAGCTAAAAGCTGCTGTTGGCTTTACAATGAAACCACCATATATAACACTTGTTATAGAGGGCGGTAAAAAAGACAAAGTTCGTGCCGGAGATTTACTGGGTGCTTTAACAGGAGACGCCGGACTTGATGGTAGCTCAATCGGTAAGATAGATATTTATGAGAGACAAAGCTACGTAGCAATTGAAAGTAAAAAAATAGACGAGGCTCATGATAAGCTGAAAAATGGAAAAATCAAAGGTAAAAAGTTTTCGGTTTGGATTCTCTAA
- a CDS encoding YgjP-like metallopeptidase domain-containing protein, whose product MDSLKYINHYSEDTKKQVHELIKQDKLTHHLLKKYPNSHVKKTDKALFSYLNDLKNTHMKKVAPLSKVLYDGKINVIHNALGTHHFVSRVQGSKLKSKNEIRIASMFKSVPEEFLQMIAVHELAHFKEKEHNKAFYKLCEYMQPNYHQVEFDLRLYLTQIDIKGKIEAWS is encoded by the coding sequence TTGGATTCTCTAAAATATATAAATCACTACTCTGAAGATACAAAGAAGCAGGTGCATGAGCTAATTAAACAAGATAAGTTAACTCACCATCTTTTAAAAAAATATCCAAATTCACATGTTAAAAAAACAGACAAAGCACTCTTTTCCTATTTGAATGATTTAAAAAACACTCATATGAAAAAAGTAGCTCCTCTTAGCAAAGTTCTTTATGATGGGAAGATAAATGTTATTCACAACGCTTTGGGTACTCATCACTTTGTCTCCAGAGTGCAGGGTTCGAAGCTAAAATCTAAAAATGAGATTCGCATAGCTTCGATGTTTAAAAGTGTGCCTGAAGAGTTTTTACAAATGATAGCTGTTCATGAGTTAGCACATTTTAAAGAGAAAGAGCACAACAAGGCATTTTATAAACTGTGTGAGTATATGCAACCTAATTATCATCAGGTAGAGTTTGATTTAAGACTCTATTTAACGCAAATTGATATAAAAGGTAAAATAGAGGCGTGGTCCTAA
- a CDS encoding ABC-F family ATP-binding cassette domain-containing protein, producing the protein MIQLINISKSFSSQELFSNLNFKLNSGNRVGLVGRNGSGKSTLFKIILGEESPDSGEVVIPKGYKIGALKQHLEFSESTLREEAALALEEDMKYDVYRVEKILFGLGFIQEDLEKNPLSFSGGFQIRINLAKLLVTEPNLLLLDEPTNYLDILSLRWLKAFLRAFEGEVILITHDRNFMDAVTTHTMGIVRKTLRVIPGDTHKYYEQLQANDELYEKQKIAQDKKVKELEDFIARNKARASTAALAQSKVKQLEKMELLDDLGFDASLKFDFNFKETPAKVLLDVKNLSFGYTPDNILFKDISFTLEKGECLGIIGKNGKGKSTLLNTIAGELKQLHGEINMHTSTTFAHFGQTNISRLHPESTVMDEIHSANTKLSTQVIRSISGAMMFSGDAADKKISLLSGGEKSRVMLGQILARDVNLLFLDEPTNHLDMDSIEALTNAIKNFKGSVIIVTHSEELLRRVCDRLIIFAKDGAEYFDGGYELFLEKIGWEEEEAVESAKQKPKANNKDNKKIKAELVRERNAITSPLKKKVKKLESEIIKIEELLDINHKKLIEVSNSGESSKLIDLSKLVSTQESEVEEKFELLETVQSELDEITLDYEQKIEKLES; encoded by the coding sequence ATGATACAACTAATCAATATCTCAAAAAGCTTCTCTTCTCAAGAGCTTTTCAGCAACCTGAACTTTAAACTTAACTCCGGCAACAGAGTTGGATTGGTAGGTCGAAACGGCAGCGGAAAATCTACACTGTTCAAAATTATATTAGGAGAAGAGAGCCCTGACAGCGGTGAGGTTGTAATACCTAAGGGTTACAAAATAGGTGCGCTTAAACAGCATTTAGAGTTTAGCGAGAGTACTCTAAGAGAAGAGGCTGCATTGGCGCTTGAAGAGGATATGAAGTATGATGTTTACAGGGTTGAGAAAATTCTGTTCGGACTAGGTTTCATTCAGGAAGATTTAGAGAAAAACCCTCTCTCTTTTTCGGGCGGATTTCAGATACGGATAAACCTCGCAAAGCTTCTAGTAACAGAGCCGAATCTGCTACTCCTTGATGAGCCTACCAACTACCTTGATATTCTCTCTTTGAGATGGTTGAAAGCATTTTTACGAGCTTTTGAGGGTGAAGTCATATTGATAACACACGACCGCAATTTTATGGATGCTGTTACTACACACACTATGGGGATAGTACGCAAGACTCTAAGAGTTATACCCGGCGACACCCACAAATACTACGAGCAACTCCAAGCCAACGACGAGCTGTATGAAAAACAAAAAATAGCTCAGGATAAAAAAGTAAAAGAGCTCGAAGATTTTATCGCTCGTAATAAAGCACGTGCATCAACAGCTGCGCTTGCCCAGTCTAAAGTAAAGCAATTGGAGAAGATGGAGCTACTCGATGACTTGGGATTTGATGCAAGTTTGAAATTTGATTTTAACTTTAAAGAGACTCCTGCTAAAGTTCTCCTTGATGTAAAAAATCTGAGCTTTGGCTATACGCCCGATAACATTCTTTTTAAAGACATCTCTTTTACCCTTGAAAAAGGTGAGTGTCTTGGAATTATCGGAAAAAATGGCAAGGGAAAATCTACCCTTTTAAATACGATTGCCGGTGAGCTAAAACAGCTTCACGGCGAAATCAATATGCACACCAGCACAACTTTTGCCCATTTCGGTCAAACAAATATCTCCCGTCTCCACCCAGAGAGCACGGTCATGGATGAGATTCACTCAGCAAATACCAAGCTCTCAACGCAGGTGATAAGAAGTATTAGCGGCGCAATGATGTTTAGCGGAGATGCCGCAGACAAAAAAATCTCACTTCTCTCGGGCGGGGAGAAAAGCCGTGTAATGCTAGGGCAGATATTGGCTCGTGACGTAAACCTCCTCTTTCTTGATGAACCTACAAACCACTTAGACATGGACTCTATCGAGGCACTGACAAATGCAATTAAAAACTTTAAAGGGTCGGTTATTATTGTCACTCACTCAGAAGAGCTGCTTCGACGTGTTTGTGATAGACTTATTATCTTTGCAAAAGATGGTGCAGAGTATTTTGACGGCGGCTACGAACTCTTTTTAGAGAAAATAGGATGGGAAGAAGAGGAAGCCGTAGAGAGTGCAAAACAAAAGCCAAAAGCGAACAACAAAGATAACAAAAAAATAAAGGCTGAACTTGTTCGTGAGAGAAATGCCATAACATCGCCTTTGAAAAAAAAGGTTAAAAAGCTAGAGAGCGAAATTATAAAGATAGAGGAGCTTTTGGATATTAACCATAAAAAGCTCATTGAGGTCTCAAACAGCGGTGAAAGTTCTAAGCTTATTGATCTTTCAAAACTTGTCTCAACGCAGGAGAGCGAAGTAGAAGAGAAGTTTGAGCTTTTAGAAACTGTGCAATCTGAGCTTGATGAGATAACTCTAGATTATGAACAAAAAATAGAAAAGCTAGAATCTTAG
- a CDS encoding CZB domain-containing protein, with protein sequence MVLIKIDHILFKSNAYATIVAGNSDAKFVDHHNCRLGKWYENDGKKQYGNTNGYALIDTPHSKVHQNVLKNMEFVKHGTALNQVNEDAIINNFIEMEKESEKLFGILDGIVHELDPSLK encoded by the coding sequence ATGGTACTTATAAAAATCGATCATATTTTATTTAAATCAAATGCTTATGCAACAATTGTTGCAGGCAATAGTGATGCAAAATTTGTTGATCACCATAATTGTCGCCTTGGAAAGTGGTACGAAAATGATGGTAAAAAACAGTATGGCAATACAAATGGTTACGCTCTGATTGATACTCCTCATTCTAAAGTTCATCAAAATGTACTAAAGAATATGGAGTTTGTTAAGCATGGTACGGCACTGAATCAAGTAAATGAAGATGCAATCATTAATAATTTTATAGAGATGGAAAAAGAGAGTGAAAAACTTTTTGGTATTCTTGATGGTATTGTTCATGAGTTAGACCCTTCTTTAAAATAG
- a CDS encoding YceI family protein, whose amino-acid sequence MKVLTSLVVASIVGVSGLFGSSFNVDPSHTNVGFKVKHMMISNVNGKFNNFEGTFSIDDSTKKFTKLDGIVKVASITTENENRDKHLKSADFFDVEKYPQMKLKLVEHNGDTALVELSIKDVTKTIKMDVEDISGMVKDPWGNVRTAFVLEGKIDRQEFNIKFSKVIETGALMVGNEVKIIIEAEGILTK is encoded by the coding sequence ATGAAAGTATTAACTTCATTGGTAGTAGCAAGTATTGTAGGTGTTTCAGGTTTGTTCGGTTCAAGTTTTAATGTAGATCCGTCACACACAAATGTAGGCTTTAAAGTAAAACATATGATGATTTCAAATGTTAACGGTAAGTTTAATAATTTTGAGGGGACATTTTCTATAGACGACTCAACAAAGAAGTTCACAAAGCTTGATGGCATTGTAAAAGTTGCTTCTATAACAACAGAAAATGAAAATAGAGATAAACATTTAAAAAGTGCAGATTTTTTTGATGTTGAAAAATACCCCCAGATGAAACTAAAATTAGTGGAGCATAACGGCGATACTGCATTGGTTGAACTATCTATTAAAGATGTTACAAAAACAATCAAGATGGATGTTGAAGATATAAGCGGTATGGTTAAAGACCCATGGGGAAATGTTCGTACAGCTTTCGTTTTAGAGGGTAAAATAGATAGACAAGAGTTTAATATTAAGTTTAGTAAAGTAATTGAAACTGGTGCCCTTATGGTTGGAAATGAGGTTAAAATCATCATTGAAGCTGAGGGAATTTTAACTAAATAA
- a CDS encoding thioredoxin fold domain-containing protein: MKNLVLLLLFTTILSAQGYREFAQKMGYETSYETAVEKAKKENKNIMFFMITNYCPWCSKMEKRILSNLDVDKTLKAKFVPLILNKEEKKFPKKFDVPGSPVTYLIEPKQEKVYDKRLGYMNKKEFLNFIK, from the coding sequence ATGAAGAATCTAGTTTTACTATTACTATTTACAACAATATTATCTGCACAGGGGTATAGGGAGTTTGCTCAAAAAATGGGTTACGAAACATCATATGAGACAGCTGTGGAAAAAGCAAAAAAAGAGAATAAAAATATAATGTTTTTCATGATAACAAACTATTGCCCGTGGTGTAGTAAGATGGAAAAAAGAATACTTTCAAATTTAGATGTAGATAAAACTTTAAAAGCTAAGTTTGTACCTCTTATTTTAAATAAAGAAGAGAAGAAATTTCCAAAAAAGTTTGATGTTCCGGGTAGTCCAGTTACATATTTGATAGAACCAAAACAAGAAAAAGTTTACGATAAAAGACTTGGATATATGAATAAAAAAGAGTTTTTAAATTTTATAAAATAA